From one Mesoplodon densirostris isolate mMesDen1 chromosome 19, mMesDen1 primary haplotype, whole genome shotgun sequence genomic stretch:
- the PLEKHG4 gene encoding puratrophin-1, whose translation MEGPLEDGDESSASQGHATDWRFAVCSFRDAWDEGEPAPQMQDPNPPSPPAGAAQGEGLQGSPLPGELQSPPGQKVAHGSGDGQRGVLGGSSVQWEEPASSGMEILLCPVYSHLSLAQGENDSQGGGLAGDSVSGRAMPIRLDPEGLDSDPVNLGDLLSETSSELLEADPNGSRLLKSTDCLLAQDLAWELLASGLAALPGTRDVEGRAVLLLSAHNPAWLHPKCSSHELIRLLLYLRSIPRPKVQALGLTVLVDARICSPISSLFWGLSQLQEAAPGSVHQVLLMGKMPQEVPSGLQLEQLSSHQSLLTHISTSALPTSLGGGLPYCHQAWLGFRMRLETLLQSCQVVCALLQGAIESMKAVPQPMESGEVGRLLRQARVLMQHVLDSPRLAWLQCQGALELAWLKQEVPEVTLSPDYRPAVDEVEELYGRVDGLLHQLTLQSNQRVQALELVQMLEAQEGELHQIEVWLQQVGWPALEEPREPSLDMLLQAQGPFCDLDRIAQEQVRRGEKLLQPLVGWDAAELGPSGARFLTLQAQLTDFCRALAQRRQRLADAERLLQFFKQALMWAEEGQRVLAELEQEHPGVVLQRLQLHWTKHPDLPPAHFRKMWALATGLGSEGIRQECRWAWARCQDTWLALDQKMEAALKPPLTGSTASLCVSRVLAVPATLPLRKAYSLDRNLGLSLRESAHHCHHEAVVAACHRPEAGVGAQSGSCPTMPPPGSSEPRSPNRLQLVLAEMVATEREYVHALDYTMENYFPELDRPDVPQGLRGQRAHLFGNLEKLRDFHRHFFLRELEACTQHPPRVAYAFLRHRVQFGMYALYSKNKPCSDALMTSYGHTFFRDKQQALGDHLDLASYLLKPIQRMSKYTLLLQELARACGGTVPELSALRAAQSLVRFQLRHGNDLLAMDAIQGCDVNLKEQGQLVRQDEFTVRSGRHKSLRRVFLFEELLLFSKPRRGPKGIDTFAYKRSFKMADLGLTECCGDSNLRFEIWFRRRKAKDTFVLQAASLATKQAWTADISRLLWRQAVHNKEVRMAEMVSLGVGNKAFQDIAPSKEAINDRTVNYILKCQEVRSRASIAVAPFDYDSPYLGASSSLSGDPASCSVLGSLNLHLYRDPAVPGFRWPLYSTSFPEEAVLETEAELGSQPSLTPEDSEVSSQCPSASGSSGSDSSRVSGQALGRGLEDLSYV comes from the exons ATGGAAGGGCCCCTGGAGGATGGGGATGAGTCCTCAGCCTCCCAGGGCCACGCCACTGACTGGAGGTTTGCTGTGTGCAGTTTCAGAGATGCCTGGGATGAGGGGGAACCTGCTCCCCAGATGCAGGACCCCAATCCTCCGAGCCCACCAGCAGGGGCAGCCCAGGGGGAAGGGCTACAGGGCAGCCCTCTGCCTGGTGAGCTTCAGTCACCTCCAGGACAGAAGGTTGCACATGGGTCAGGGGATGGCCAGAGGGGCGTATTAGGAGGTTCCTCAGTCCAGTGGGAGGAACCAGCCTCCTCTGGAATGGAGATCCTCCTGTGCCCAGTGTACTCCCACCTTAGTCTGGCACAGGGTGAGAATGACAGCCAAGGAGGAGGCTTGGCAGGGGACTCAGTTTCAGGCAGGGCAATGCCAATCCGCTTGGACCCTGAAGGGTTGGACAGTGACCCTGTGAACCTCGGAGATCTTTTATCTGAGACATCGTCAGAGCTACTGGAGGCAG ACCCCAACGGATCCAGGCTCCTTAAGTCCACTGACTGCCTCCTGGCCCAAGACCTCGCCTGGGAGCTGCTTGCCAGTGGCCTGGCTGCCCTGCCAG GGACTCGGGATGTAGAAGGCAGGGCAGTGCTGCTTCTGAGTGCCCATAACCCAGCCTGGCTTCACCCCAAGTGCAGCAGCCATGAACTCATCCGTCTCCTGCTCTACCTGCGAAGCATCCCCAG GCCCAAAGTACAGGCCCTGGGACTGACCGTGTTAGTGGACGCCCGAATTTGTTCCccaatctcttccctcttctgggGGCTCAGCCAGCTGCAA GAAGCAGCCCCAGGGTCGGTGCACCAGGTGCTGCTAATGGGAAAGATGCCTCAGGAGGTGCCTTCAGGGCTGCAG TTAGAGCAGCTGTCCTCTCATCAGAGCCTGCTGACGCACATCTCCACCTCGGCGTTGCCCACTTCACTAGGAGGAGGCCTGCCTTACTGCCACCAGGCCTGGCTGGGCTTCCGGATG CGTCTGGAAACCCTACTGCAGAGCTGCCAGGTGGTTTGTGCCCTGCTCCAGGGGGCCATTGAGAGCATGAAGGCTGTGCCCCAGCCCATGGAGTCTGGG GAAGTCGGTCGGCTGCTGCGGCAGGCACGGGTCCTGATGCAGCATGTACTAGACTCACCTCGGTTGGCATGGCTACAGTGCCAGGGAGCCTTGGAGCTGGCATGGCTGAAGCAGGAGGTTCCAGAGGTGACCCTGAGCCCAGACTACAG GCCTGCAGTGGACGAGGTTGAGGAGCTGTATGGTCGCGTGGATGGATTGCTGCACCAACTGACCCTGCAGAGTAACCAGCGAGTACAAGCACTGGAGTTGGTCCAGATgctggaggcccaggagggcGAGCTGCACCAG ATTGAAGTGTGGTTACAGCAGGTGGGTTGGCCAGCACTTGAGGAACCAAGGGAACCCTCATTGGACATGCTGCTTCAGGCCCAAGGCCCTTTTTGCGACCTGGACCGAATTGCCCAG GAGCAGGTCAGGCGAGGGGAGAAACTTCTGCAGCCACTGGTTGGCTGGGATGCGGCTGAACTGGGCCCCTCTGGGGCCCGCTTTCTGACCCTGCAAGCCCAGTTGACCGACTTCTGTAGGGCTTTAGCCCAGCGGCGGCAGCGGCTGGCAGATGCTGAGAGGCTGTTGCAGTTCTTCAAGCAG GCCTTGATGTGGGCTGAGGAGGGGCAGCGGGTGTTGGCAGAGCTGGAACAGGAACATCCGGGGGTTGTGCTGCAACGGCTGCAGCTGCATTGGACCAAGCATCCTGACTTGCCTCCTGCCCACTTCCGAAAGATGTGGGCTCTAGCCACAGGGCTGGGATCTGAGGGTATCCGCCAGGAGTGCCGCTGGGCCTGGGCACGGTGCCAGGACACCTGGCTGGCCCTGGACCAGAAGATGGAAGCTGCTCTGAAGCCACCACTGACAGGTAGCACAGCTAGCTTGTGTGTCAGCAGGGTACTGGCTGTACCTGCTACCCTTCCCCTGAGGAAGGCATACAGCCTTGATCGGAATCTGGGACTGAGTCTCAGAGAATCTGCCCACCACTGCCACCATGAGGCCGTTGTGGCTGCCTGCCACAGACCAGAGGCTGGAGTTGGTGCCCAGTCAGGGTCATGCCCCACCATGCCTCCGCCAGGTAGCTCTGAACCCAGGAGTCCCAACAG ACTCCAGCTGGTGCTGGCGGAGATGGTGGCTACAGAGCGGGAGTATGTCCATGCTCTTGACTACACCATGGAGAACTACTTCCCCGAGCTGGATCGCCCTGATGTGCCCCAGGGCCTCCGTGGCCAGCGCGCCCACCTCTTTGGCAACCTGGAGAAGCTGCGGGACTTCCACCGCCATTTCTTCCTGCGTGAGCTGGAGGCCTGTACCCAGCACCCACCCCGGGTGGCCTATGCTTTCCTGCGCCAT AGGGTGCAGTTTGGGATGTACGCACTCTACAGCAAGAATAAACCATGCTCCGATGCCCTGATGACCAGCTATGGTCACACCTTTTTCAGG GACAAGCAGCAAGCACTGGGGGACCACTTGGACTTGGCCTCCTATCTGCTGAAGCCCATCCAGCGCATGAGCAAGTACACACTGCTGCTGCAGGAGCTGGCACGGGCCTGCGGGGGGACCGTGCCAGAGCTGAGTGCCCTGCGGGCTGCCCAGAGCCTCGTGCGCTTCCAGCTGCGACACGGCAATGACTTGCTAGCCATGGATGCCATCCAGGGCTGTGAC GTCAACCTCAAAGAACAGGGGCAGTTGGTCCGACAGGATGAGTTCACGGTGCGCTCTGGGCGCCACAAGTCCCTGCGTCGTGTTTTCCTCTTTGAGGAGCTGTTGCTTTTCAGCAAGCCTCGCCGAGGACCCAAAGGCATCGACACATTTGCCTACAAGCGCTCCTTCAAG ATGGCAGACCTTGGCCTCACTGAGTGCTGTGGGGATAGCAACCTGCGCTTTGAGATCTGGTTTCGCCGTCGCAAGGCCAAGGACACCTTTGTGCTACAAGCTGCCAGCTTGGCTACGAAGCAGGCTTGGACAGCTGACATCTCCCGCCTGCTCTGGAGGCAGGCTGTCCACAACAAGG AGGTGCGCATGGCTGAGATGGTGTCCTTGGGTGTGGGGAACAAGGCCTTCCAGGACATCGCCCCCAGCAAAGAAGCTATCAATGACCGCACCGTCAACTATATCCTGAAGTGCCAAG AAGTTCGCTCTCGGGCCTCCATTGCTGTGGCCCCATTTGACTATGACAGCCCTTACCTGGGGGCCTCAAGCTCCCTTTCTGGAGACCCTGCTTCTTGCTCTGTACTGGGGTCCCTCAACCTGCATCTGTACAGAGACCCAGCTGTTCCGGGCTTCCGCTGGCCCCTGTATTCCACCAGCTTCCCAGAGGAAGCAGTACTGGAGACTgaagctgagctgggcagccagCCATCTTTGA CTCCTGAGGACTCAGAGGTCTCCTCCCAGTGCCCGTCAGCCAGTGGCTCCAGTGGCTCGGACAGCAGCCGTGTGTCAGGGCAGGCCCTGGGCAGGGGCCTGGAGGACTTGTCCTAT GTCTGA
- the KCTD19 gene encoding BTB/POZ domain-containing protein KCTD19: MSLQEEPGMPHESAEDLFHFNVGGWHFSVPRSKLAQFPDSLLWKEASALTSSESQRLFIDRDGSTFRHVHYYLYTSKLSFSSCAELNLLYEQALCLQLMPLLQTLDNLKEGKHHLRVRPADIPVAERASLNYWQTWKCISKPSEFPIKSPVFTGLHDKAPLGLMDTPLLDTEEEVHYCFLPLDLVAKYPSLVTEDNLLWLAKTVALIECECSEFRFIVNFLRSQKILLPDNFSNIDVLEAEVEILEIPELSEAVRLYRMNTGGCSRTSCPPPSPGKGGRAAGLESVKPLYMMALGLLVKYPDSALGQLRIESTLDGSRLYITGNGVLFQHVKNWLGTCWLPLTETISEVYELCAFLDKRDITYEPMKVALKTHLEPRTLAPMDVLNEEWTAEITVYSPQEIVKVYVGSHWYATTLQTLLKYPELLSNPQRVYWITYGQTLLIHGDGQMFRHILNFLRLGKLLLPSEFKEWPLLCQEVEEYHIPSLSEALIQCKAYKSWIQEKESGNEEVFPIRRLHVVTEGPGSLVEFSRDAKETTACMPMELQDCNDRTPQNKAKRTLARSSQIEEAEQYFRTIQVSLCRGAKRVGNPSTYSHCPGLCANPRHWGAHPESPLKKKCTTVNLTQKSESKDPPVTPMQKLISLVREWDMVNCKQWEFQPLPGPRSSSLEEATLQLPSGSEAVSQPSTSASWKGHYTASEKDPGPQAGAGAGTKDKGPEPTFKPYFPMKRAVTLKDWGKQRPKERASPAPEQSLPEASEVDSTGVILKVTHPPVVGSDGSCMFFEDSIIYTTQMDNLRHMPPTASPQPREVTFLSFSLSWEEMFYAQKCHCFLTDIILDSIRQKDPKAITAKVVSLANRLWTLNISPKQFVVDLLAITGFKDDQYTQEHLYSWVELTLPFARKYGRCVDLLIQRGLSRSVSYSLLSKYLQDG, translated from the exons ATGTCTCTGCAG GAGGAGCCTGGTATGCCTCATGAGTCAGCAGAGGATTTGTTTCATTTCAACGTCGGGGGTTGGCATTTCTCAGTTCCCAGAAGCAAACTCGCTCAGTTCCCAGACTCCCTGTTATGGAAGGAGGCTTCAGCGTTGACCTCTTCGGAAAGCCAGAGGCTGTTCATTGACAGAGATGGTTCCACATTCAGGCATGTGCACTATTACCTCTACACCTCCAAACTCTCCTTCTCCAGTTGTGCAGAACTGAACTTGCTCTACGAGCAAGCACTGTGTTTGCAGCTGATGCCTTTGCTGCAG ACTCTAGATAATCTGAAGGAAGGGAAACACCATCTACGTGTGAGGCCTGCAGACATACCTGTTGCTGAGAGAGCATCTCTGAACTACTGGCAAACATGGAAGTGTATCAGCAAACCCTCAGAATTTCCTATAAAAAGCCCAGTCTTCACAG GCCTACATGATAAGGCACCTTTGGGACTTATGGATACACCACTGTTAGACACAGAAGAGGAAGTGCACTACTGCTTCCTGCCCCTAGACCTAGTGGCCAAGTATCCAAGCCTGGTAACTGAAGACAATCTGCTGTGGCTGGCTAAGACCGTGGCCCTCATTGAGTGCGAGTGCAGCGAGTTCCGCTTCATTG TGAATTTTCTCCGCTCACAGAAGATTTTACTACCAGATAATTTCTCCAACATAGATGTGTTAGAAGCAGAAGTGGAAATTCTGGAAATCCCTGAGCTCAGTGAAGCTGTGAGGTTGTACCGAATGAACACGG GTGGCTGTTCCCGGACCTCCTGTCCTCCTCCAAGCCCTGGGAAGGGGGGCCGTGCAGCAGGCCTAGAGTCTGTGAAGCCACTGTACATGATGGCCCTGGGTCTGCTTGTCAAGTACCCAGACTCCGCACTGGGACAGCTCCGCATCGAGAGCACTCTGGATGGAAGTAGACTGTACATCACTGGGAACGGGGTCCTCTTCCAGCACGTTAA GAACTGGCTGGGGACTTGCTGGCTGCCCCTGACTGAGACCATTTCTGAGGTGTACGAGCTCTGTGCCTTCCTGGACAAGAGGGACATCACCTATGAGCCAATGAAAGTGGCTCTGAAGACTCATCTGGAGCCGAGGACTCTGGCACCCATGgatgtgctca ATGAGGAATGGACGGCAGAAATCACTGTGTATTCCCCTCAAGAAATCGTCAAAGTTTATGTTGGAAGCCACTGGTATGCAACCACCTTGCAGACCCTGCTGAAG TATCCAGAACTGCTGTCCAACCCTCAGAGAGTTTACTGGATCACATATGGACAGACCCTGCTGATCCATGGGGATGGCCAAATGTTTCGACACATTCTCAACTTCCTGAGACTTGGAAAACTACTTTTACCATCTGAATTTAA GGAATGGCCCCTCCTCTGCCAGGAGGTGGAGGAATACCACATCCCATCCCTCTCAGAAGCCCTTATCCAATGTAAGGCATACAA GTCATGGATCCAGGAGAAAGAATCTGGAAATGAAGAAGTTTTTCCCATCAGAAGGCTGCATGTGGTGACAGAAGGGCCAGGGTCACTGGTGGAGTTCAGTAGAGATGCCAAAGAA ACCACAGCTTGCATGCCTATGGAGTTACAAGACTGCAATGACAGGACTCCACAGAACAAGGCCAAGAGGACCCTGGCCAGATCCAGCCAGATAGAGGAGGCTGAGCAGTACTTCCGGACAATCCAGGTGTCCCTATGCCGAGGTGCCAAGAGGGTGGGTAATCCCAGCACATACTCACACTGTCCTGGCCTATGTGCCAACCCTAGACACTGGGGGGCCCACCCTGAGAGTCCTCTCAAGAAGAAGTGCACCACAGTCAACCTCACACAGAAATCTGAAAGCAAAGACCCTCCTGTCACCCCCATGCAAAAACTCATCTCCCTGGTAAGGGAATGGGACATGGTCAATTGCAAACAATGGGAATTCCAGCCACTGCCAGGCCCCCGGAGCAGCTCCTTGGAGGAAGCCACCCTGCAGCTCCCCTCAGGAAGTGAGGCTGTTTCCCAGCCCAGCACCTCAGCTTCCTGGAAAGGCCATTACACAGCCTCAGAGAAGGACCCAGGCCCACAGGCAGGGGCTGGAGCTGGAACCAAAGACAAGGGGCCAGAGCCAACCTTTAAGCCATACTTCCCCATGAAAAGAGCTGTCACCTTGAAGGACTGGGGCAAGCAGAGGCCAAAGGAGAGAG CAAGTCCTGCCCCTGAGCAGTCTCTGCCTGAGGCCAGTGAGGTGGACAGCACAGGGGTCATCCTCAAAGTGACCCACCCCCCCGTGGTGGGTAGTGATGGCTCCTGCATGTTCTTTGAGGACAGCATCATCTATACCACACAGATGGACAACCTCAGGCACATGCCACCCacagccagcccccagccccgag AGGTGACTTTCCTGAGTTTCTCTCTGTCCTGGGAAGAGATGTTTTACGCGCAGAAATGTCACTGCTTCCTGACTGACATCATTCTGGATTCCATCAGGCAAAAGGACCCCAAAGCCATCACAGCCAAGGTGGTCTCCCTGGCCAACCGGCTGTGG ACCCTGAACATCAGCCCCAAGCAGTTTGTGGTGGACTTGCTGGCCATCACTGGCTTCAAGGATGACCAGTACACCCAGGAACATCTGTACAgctgggtggag CTCACGCTGCCTTTCGCCAGGAAATATGGCCGCTGTGTGGACTTGCTCATCCAGAGGGGCCTGTCGAGGTCTGTCTCTTACTCTCTCCTGAGCAAGTATTTACAAGATGGCTAA